One part of the Paraglaciecola sp. L3A3 genome encodes these proteins:
- a CDS encoding MFS transporter yields MKMKNLRWWVIALIALATVINYIDRSALSVLWPDIVEELFPDESALERKQIYANISMVFILSYAFGQAIFGKIFDWVGTRMGFVLSIGVWSLATAAHAFAQGLLTFSIFRAVLGVAEAGNWPGAAKSNADWFPTKERALAQGIFNSGAAIGGIIAIPLIAYMTVFFSWQMVFVVIGLVGLLWLIPWIILVKAPPKSHPWITEEEREYILTGQKSTDLNVTCEEDEYNPSTAELLSRKESWGVIIASAAIDPIWWLFVFWIPIYLNEVYAMDVQSIGIYGWVPYVGAMVGAWFGGLLAQNRLKAGWTVNKTRKLTITLGCLIMLPALLAMANPGGPTTAVIIMAVILFGFQTTIGNVQTLPSDLLGKKTVGTLSGFSGMAAKLGALGLTALVPILTADGNYTPAFVIGASLAVTAMLSVWILIPKVEPLKSKK; encoded by the coding sequence ATGAAAATGAAAAATTTACGTTGGTGGGTTATTGCATTAATCGCACTAGCCACAGTGATTAACTATATTGATCGTTCAGCACTTAGTGTGCTGTGGCCAGACATTGTTGAAGAGTTGTTTCCAGATGAGTCGGCATTAGAACGTAAACAAATATATGCAAATATCTCAATGGTTTTCATATTATCTTACGCTTTTGGTCAGGCTATATTTGGCAAAATATTTGACTGGGTAGGCACTCGTATGGGATTTGTGCTGTCTATTGGTGTTTGGTCTTTGGCTACTGCCGCGCACGCATTTGCACAGGGGCTACTTACTTTCAGTATTTTCCGTGCGGTATTAGGTGTAGCAGAGGCAGGTAACTGGCCTGGTGCAGCTAAGAGTAATGCGGATTGGTTTCCAACCAAAGAGCGTGCTTTAGCTCAAGGTATTTTTAACTCAGGGGCAGCCATTGGCGGTATTATTGCCATTCCATTAATTGCTTATATGACAGTTTTTTTTAGCTGGCAAATGGTCTTTGTGGTTATCGGTTTAGTTGGCTTGTTATGGTTAATCCCATGGATTATCTTGGTTAAAGCCCCACCTAAATCTCACCCTTGGATCACTGAAGAAGAACGTGAATATATTTTAACCGGTCAGAAAAGTACTGACCTTAATGTGACCTGCGAAGAAGATGAATATAATCCATCGACAGCTGAATTACTTTCTCGTAAAGAAAGTTGGGGTGTCATTATTGCTTCTGCTGCGATTGATCCTATCTGGTGGTTATTTGTTTTTTGGATCCCTATTTACCTAAATGAAGTTTACGCAATGGATGTTCAATCTATTGGTATCTACGGTTGGGTGCCATATGTTGGTGCTATGGTTGGAGCGTGGTTTGGTGGTCTTCTTGCACAAAACCGTTTAAAGGCTGGGTGGACTGTAAATAAAACGCGTAAGTTAACTATTACCTTGGGTTGTTTGATTATGTTACCGGCATTACTCGCAATGGCTAACCCTGGCGGACCCACAACTGCTGTAATAATAATGGCAGTGATTTTATTTGGTTTCCAAACAACTATTGGTAATGTGCAAACTCTACCTAGTGATTTACTCGGTAAAAAGACTGTGGGGACACTTTCTGGTTTTTCTGGGATGGCAGCTAAACTCGGTGCCCTAGGTTTGACTGCTCTAGTGCCAATTCTAACTGCCGACGGTAACTATACTCCAGCATTTGTTATTGGTGCCTCTTTAGCTGTTACCGCTATGCTTTCTGTTTGGATCCTGATTCCAAAAGTAGAGCCATTAAAAAGTAAAAAGTAA
- the lptF gene encoding LPS export ABC transporter permease LptF yields the protein MLIFRYLVVETLKSQVAVFMLLMAIFITQKFVRVLAEASNGEIPAGLVLGFLALSMPVLASLILPLSLFLGIMLAHGRLYVDSEMSVMRACGISEWYITRVMMVLAVTMSLVTAVLTMWLAPLSVENEYQLEDKLGAQSGLTSLIPGRFQQTDNQQAVIFVHDIDSGENALNKVFLAQRDVGSEDVRIVYASKGGVRAEKNGSEKLILNQGKQYEGKLGRQDYRVIEFDEYQIQIAEKQAEKKRRKLTAYTTKDLVQDNSIEAIAELHWRIAIPLSLPFLVLIAVPLSAANPRQGRFGKMFPALMLYLGYFLLLMAGRKALEDGNIPPQLGLWWVHGVLLLIGAILILKGRPFGVKLRARLRGDLRV from the coding sequence GTGCTTATTTTCCGTTATTTGGTTGTAGAAACCTTAAAATCTCAAGTAGCAGTTTTTATGTTACTGATGGCAATTTTTATTACACAAAAATTTGTTCGTGTATTGGCTGAAGCGTCAAATGGCGAAATACCTGCTGGCTTAGTGTTAGGTTTTCTAGCCTTAAGTATGCCGGTATTGGCATCGTTGATTTTACCATTAAGTTTATTTCTAGGCATTATGCTGGCTCATGGCAGATTATATGTCGATAGTGAGATGAGTGTGATGAGAGCTTGCGGAATTAGCGAGTGGTATATCACTCGGGTGATGATGGTGTTAGCAGTGACAATGTCATTAGTTACCGCGGTATTAACTATGTGGTTAGCGCCATTGTCGGTAGAAAATGAATATCAATTAGAAGATAAACTTGGCGCACAAAGTGGCTTAACCTCCTTGATTCCAGGCCGATTTCAGCAAACAGATAATCAGCAAGCGGTTATTTTTGTACATGATATAGATAGTGGCGAAAATGCTCTCAACAAAGTGTTCTTAGCGCAAAGAGATGTTGGCTCTGAAGATGTTCGTATTGTATATGCAAGTAAAGGAGGAGTCAGGGCAGAAAAAAATGGTTCTGAAAAGCTCATCTTAAACCAAGGAAAACAATATGAAGGAAAGTTGGGACGACAAGATTATCGAGTGATTGAGTTTGATGAATATCAAATTCAAATAGCCGAAAAACAAGCAGAGAAAAAGCGTCGTAAGTTAACGGCTTACACAACCAAAGACTTAGTTCAAGATAACTCTATTGAAGCAATTGCTGAATTACATTGGCGAATTGCCATACCTTTGTCACTGCCTTTTTTGGTGCTGATTGCTGTGCCATTAAGTGCTGCTAATCCTAGACAAGGTAGATTTGGTAAAATGTTTCCAGCTTTAATGTTGTATCTAGGTTATTTCTTATTATTAATGGCAGGACGTAAAGCTTTGGAAGATGGTAATATTCCGCCTCAGTTAGGCTTGTGGTGGGTGCATGGTGTGTTATTGCTGATTGGCGCAATATTAATCCTCAAAGGTCGCCCATTTGGTGTCAAACTGCGGGCTAGGCTACGAGGAGATTTACGTGTTTAA
- a CDS encoding SDR family NAD(P)-dependent oxidoreductase gives MTMKGKVAIVAGGGRDIGRASAIELASKGANVVLTYHSSAETAESAVKEIEALGAKAVAIKADLTTVEGVKKTVDTALETFGKIDVLVHVSGGLLARVTIDEMSTEHWDNVMDVNLKSLFMMCHAVIPHLSAGSAIVTFSSQAARDGGGPGSVAYAASKGAVTSFTRGLAKELGPKGIRVNSLCPGMISTGFHDTFTKDAVRTAVAGMTALKREGTSEEVAKLVGFLASDDASYMTGNNVDINAGLIFS, from the coding sequence ATGACAATGAAAGGCAAAGTGGCAATTGTAGCTGGCGGCGGAAGAGACATAGGCCGAGCCAGTGCAATTGAACTAGCAAGTAAAGGCGCTAATGTTGTACTTACCTACCATTCAAGTGCAGAAACTGCCGAAAGTGCGGTTAAAGAAATCGAAGCTTTGGGTGCTAAAGCTGTTGCAATTAAAGCTGATTTAACAACTGTTGAAGGCGTTAAGAAAACCGTTGATACAGCTCTTGAAACATTCGGTAAAATTGATGTGTTAGTACATGTGTCAGGCGGCTTGTTAGCTCGTGTAACAATCGATGAAATGTCTACAGAGCATTGGGATAATGTAATGGATGTGAATCTTAAATCTTTATTTATGATGTGTCATGCTGTGATACCTCATTTATCTGCAGGTAGTGCAATAGTCACATTTTCTTCACAAGCAGCTCGCGATGGCGGTGGCCCTGGTTCAGTTGCTTATGCAGCGTCAAAAGGTGCTGTAACTAGCTTTACTCGTGGATTAGCTAAAGAATTAGGTCCTAAAGGTATTCGTGTAAACTCTTTATGCCCAGGTATGATCAGTACTGGTTTCCACGATACATTTACTAAAGATGCTGTACGAACAGCTGTTGCAGGTATGACTGCACTTAAACGTGAAGGTACTTCAGAAGAAGTGGCTAAGTTAGTTGGATTTTTAGCAAGTGACGATGCATCTTATATGACGGGTAACAACGTTGATATAAATGCTGGCTTGATTTTCTCTTAG
- a CDS encoding TonB-dependent receptor, producing MIKLNKISHAFLANSGTNVLAKSICATAVLSIFAFPATSQESPNTSTADEDMEVIQVKGIRKTMQDSISIKKLSTSIVDGMSADDIGDLPALSIGEALENLTGASSHREQGGATEISIRGLGPFLGSTVFNGREAANGSGDRSVNFSQFPSELFNKIEIYKTQEASLIEGGVSGQISLSTLKPLDYGKRRFQVQAKGSWSPAENDIDNSARNIGSRLTASYVDQFETENFGEIGFSIGGQKRLSTNPEQEARSTSGFADCRIDPNTPAYGIYSSSGDDCDDDDSNANPNGDGGVNYNIDPATGLPIDNAVPYVFSPSSYSYRQNTTDDDRESIFGAIQWRPNEKFELNVDAEYSNRDFTEIRNDLVFANSKRLDDPTVVRDGQFPVDLVVTDTGSLVSGTNYQRIETLSTYIERLEEYKGGGVSFEYNINDLLTITGDLSVSKTERRENLYHTRLQSEPTDILGNPVEGASDSGYINTAIEIGQNGSLIPIMQVRNFDVTNPNNFADAARTRVDLNQFRNNTISAFRTDFQYLVDSDFISQIKGGVRFSSLEFDSAPRSRDEFTNNDDDVMYEAIARCQNDSFPESGFLSSVTGGQPLITNVDSDGNVIEQGTGNAFASFDPLCLASAVIGDTPVYPEAEQTLANVDVEEKTKAVYIQADFDTLIGDYGVRGNFGLRYVNTDVSSIGLRSPLVATYADSDGDGIDDIVTSIDGVPGEFFEVAGGSNYTELLPSVNVVVDLTDEVLLRGAVYRALSRPSPSDMGFGRTFNGLSDDSGDPESLTAAIGTATANGNPNIQPFTSWNGDVAIEWYPNEDTILAFGVYYKSFEGGFENTSVTETFNVEGEDLETIVTTQQTTEDTTSIYGVEMTATHAFNYLPGFLSNFGVKLSYNWADSDFEVEDGNFGSSTIIDPDTGSEVGRVGIVPPAEIFGFSDTVISSQFYYQEGDFNAQLIYKYRSEYFQQYVSTPQNLRYVGDTGVYEARVSYKLNKNLKVSLEAINLFDEPKRQFNPTPDNFSEINVYGPRIYAGFQYKL from the coding sequence ATGATCAAACTAAATAAGATTAGCCACGCATTTCTCGCTAACAGTGGAACTAACGTTCTCGCCAAAAGTATTTGTGCAACCGCTGTTTTATCTATTTTTGCTTTTCCTGCCACTTCTCAAGAGTCCCCTAATACCTCAACTGCTGATGAAGACATGGAAGTTATCCAGGTCAAAGGCATTCGTAAAACAATGCAAGATTCAATTAGTATTAAAAAATTGTCTACCAGTATAGTTGATGGTATGTCGGCTGATGACATTGGTGATTTACCTGCCTTATCTATTGGTGAGGCATTAGAAAACCTTACAGGTGCATCTTCACACCGAGAGCAAGGTGGTGCCACAGAAATTTCTATCCGTGGTTTAGGGCCTTTTTTAGGTAGCACAGTCTTTAATGGTCGTGAAGCAGCTAACGGTAGTGGTGACCGCTCAGTTAACTTTTCTCAATTTCCGTCCGAATTATTTAATAAAATTGAAATATATAAAACTCAAGAAGCGAGTTTAATTGAAGGTGGGGTGTCAGGGCAGATCTCATTGTCCACTTTAAAGCCGTTAGATTATGGTAAACGTCGTTTTCAAGTGCAAGCCAAAGGTAGTTGGAGCCCTGCTGAAAATGATATTGATAACAGTGCTCGTAATATTGGCTCTCGTCTGACCGCTAGTTATGTTGATCAATTTGAAACTGAAAATTTTGGTGAAATAGGTTTCTCAATTGGTGGTCAAAAAAGACTATCAACCAATCCAGAACAAGAAGCTCGCTCAACTAGTGGGTTTGCCGATTGTCGTATTGACCCAAATACCCCTGCCTATGGGATTTATAGTAGCTCAGGTGACGATTGCGATGATGATGATTCTAATGCAAACCCAAATGGTGATGGTGGAGTAAACTACAATATTGATCCGGCAACAGGTTTGCCAATCGATAATGCTGTGCCTTATGTTTTTTCGCCTAGTTCATACTCATATCGTCAAAATACGACTGATGATGACAGAGAGTCTATTTTTGGTGCAATTCAATGGCGTCCAAATGAAAAATTTGAACTCAACGTCGATGCTGAATATTCAAATCGAGATTTTACCGAAATTCGTAATGATTTAGTGTTTGCCAACAGTAAAAGACTGGATGACCCAACTGTAGTTCGTGATGGTCAGTTTCCTGTTGATTTAGTTGTTACAGACACTGGATCATTAGTTTCTGGTACAAATTATCAACGCATTGAAACGTTAAGTACCTATATAGAACGTTTAGAAGAGTATAAAGGTGGCGGTGTTTCTTTTGAATACAATATAAACGACTTATTAACTATCACTGGTGATTTGTCAGTATCTAAAACTGAACGTCGTGAAAATTTGTACCACACTCGCTTACAATCTGAACCTACCGACATTTTAGGTAACCCAGTGGAGGGAGCCTCTGACAGTGGATATATTAATACTGCGATTGAGATTGGTCAAAATGGTTCTTTGATCCCTATTATGCAAGTTAGAAATTTTGATGTAACAAACCCTAATAACTTTGCAGACGCTGCGCGTACTCGAGTAGATTTAAACCAATTTCGCAATAATACAATTTCAGCTTTTAGAACAGATTTCCAATATTTAGTTGATAGTGACTTTATTAGTCAAATTAAAGGTGGCGTGCGTTTTTCTAGTTTGGAATTTGACAGTGCCCCACGTTCTCGTGATGAATTTACTAATAACGATGATGATGTCATGTATGAAGCTATTGCTAGATGCCAGAACGATAGTTTTCCTGAAAGCGGGTTTTTATCGAGTGTAACAGGTGGTCAGCCACTGATTACCAACGTAGATTCTGACGGTAATGTGATTGAGCAAGGGACAGGTAATGCTTTTGCCTCTTTCGACCCACTTTGTTTGGCCTCTGCTGTTATTGGTGATACTCCAGTTTATCCAGAAGCTGAACAAACCTTGGCTAATGTTGATGTTGAAGAAAAAACCAAGGCCGTTTATATCCAAGCTGACTTCGACACTCTTATAGGTGATTATGGAGTTAGAGGTAATTTTGGACTGAGGTATGTTAATACAGATGTATCTTCTATTGGCTTACGCTCACCATTAGTCGCAACCTATGCTGATTCTGATGGCGATGGAATTGATGACATTGTTACATCAATAGATGGTGTTCCGGGTGAATTCTTTGAAGTTGCAGGTGGCAGCAATTATACCGAGTTATTACCTAGTGTTAATGTAGTGGTTGATTTAACTGATGAGGTGTTATTGAGAGGTGCGGTATACCGAGCACTTTCAAGACCTTCTCCTTCGGATATGGGATTTGGCCGCACATTTAATGGCTTGTCTGATGATAGTGGTGATCCTGAATCATTAACTGCAGCTATTGGTACTGCAACAGCCAATGGTAATCCAAATATTCAACCTTTCACTTCTTGGAATGGTGATGTAGCAATTGAGTGGTATCCAAATGAGGATACTATTTTAGCTTTTGGTGTTTATTACAAGAGTTTCGAAGGGGGATTTGAGAACACTTCTGTAACTGAAACTTTCAATGTAGAAGGAGAGGATTTAGAAACAATAGTTACCACGCAGCAAACCACTGAAGACACCACTAGTATATATGGTGTCGAAATGACGGCTACTCATGCGTTTAATTACCTACCTGGTTTTCTAAGTAATTTTGGTGTGAAGTTAAGTTACAACTGGGCCGACTCAGACTTTGAAGTGGAAGACGGTAACTTTGGATCATCAACTATTATCGACCCGGATACGGGAAGTGAAGTTGGACGAGTGGGTATTGTGCCTCCCGCTGAAATATTCGGTTTTTCAGATACGGTTATCTCTAGTCAATTCTATTATCAGGAAGGCGACTTTAATGCTCAATTGATTTACAAATACAGAAGTGAATATTTTCAGCAGTATGTTTCTACCCCTCAGAATTTGAGATATGTAGGAGATACGGGTGTATATGAAGCTCGTGTCAGTTATAAGCTGAATAAAAATCTAAAAGTTTCTCTTGAAGCGATTAACTTGTTTGATGAACCAAAAAGGCAATTTAATCCAACACCTGATAACTTTTCTGAAATCAATGTATATGGACCTCGCATATACGCAGGGTTCCAATACAAGCTTTGA
- a CDS encoding FadR/GntR family transcriptional regulator produces MKNRRLFWNIVARIEVLIDSGQYPPGSRLPPERELAENFEVSRPTIREAIIALEVLERVEVKTGSGVYVLEHTKQNTGLEISAFELTQARALVEGEAAALAATTISEAELVRLKQTLVEMGKGVNPELADKEFHLIISTATRNNAILMAVNDLWKLRESSPLVKAAYKDVCSQSDEKRLEEHTSIYQALVDRNSQAARAAMHHHFNRLINALFEANEKKALEEVRKQTSQTRDLYSLSHLVSPKV; encoded by the coding sequence ATGAAAAATCGTCGACTATTTTGGAACATTGTCGCTCGAATCGAGGTATTAATTGACTCAGGTCAATACCCCCCAGGCAGTCGCCTTCCGCCAGAGCGCGAACTCGCTGAAAATTTTGAAGTGAGTCGCCCCACCATACGTGAAGCCATTATTGCTTTGGAAGTACTTGAACGAGTTGAAGTGAAAACTGGTTCGGGTGTTTATGTGCTTGAACATACAAAACAAAACACAGGGTTAGAGATTAGCGCTTTTGAATTAACTCAAGCCCGAGCCTTAGTAGAAGGTGAAGCAGCGGCTTTAGCTGCCACCACTATCTCTGAAGCCGAACTAGTGCGTCTTAAACAAACATTAGTTGAGATGGGTAAAGGTGTGAACCCAGAATTAGCTGACAAAGAATTCCATTTGATCATTTCTACCGCTACTCGTAATAACGCTATATTAATGGCTGTAAACGATTTGTGGAAATTGCGTGAGTCTAGTCCATTAGTTAAAGCCGCATATAAAGACGTTTGCAGTCAAAGTGACGAAAAACGTTTAGAAGAACATACAAGTATTTATCAAGCTTTGGTTGATCGTAACTCACAAGCGGCAAGAGCGGCCATGCACCATCACTTTAACAGGTTGATTAATGCATTATTTGAAGCTAACGAAAAGAAAGCGTTAGAAGAAGTACGAAAACAAACCAGTCAAACCCGTGACTTATATTCATTAAGCCATCTAGTTTCTCCTAAAGTATAA
- the lptG gene encoding LPS export ABC transporter permease LptG — MFKILDIYIARTLLATTAMSLSVLVGLSALIKFIEQMKQVGRGSYDMTTAGIYVLLSLPREIEQFFPMATLIGGLIGMGILASNSELVVMQSAGQSRWNIITSAMKSALLMVLFVMSIGEWVAPFTETKAKEIRTQAISGGSLFAADRLTWAKDGDNFVSIGEVVDRDNLRDINVYEFDSALVLRQITNAERAQYTPDGWALEQVNYTFIGDQRIRYEQVAKGVWNSTLTPDKLGVVKVKPEALSIKGLAEYVNYRKNNSLDPSRYELALWRKILQPFSVGVMLLMALSFIFGPLRSVTMGARVILGVLTGFGFFVSNEVFGSVSLVYQLPPLLGAALPSVVFAGLSVYFLQRKG, encoded by the coding sequence GTGTTTAAAATTCTTGATATTTATATCGCTCGTACCTTACTTGCCACCACAGCTATGAGCTTAAGTGTTTTAGTGGGCTTAAGCGCCTTGATTAAGTTTATCGAACAAATGAAACAAGTGGGGCGGGGTAGTTATGATATGACTACCGCTGGTATTTATGTTTTATTGAGTTTACCTCGGGAAATTGAACAATTCTTTCCTATGGCAACGTTAATTGGTGGCCTCATTGGTATGGGGATCCTTGCCAGTAATAGTGAGCTGGTGGTGATGCAATCGGCAGGGCAAAGTCGTTGGAATATCATCACCTCGGCAATGAAATCCGCTTTATTAATGGTGCTGTTTGTTATGTCAATTGGTGAATGGGTTGCACCTTTTACCGAGACCAAAGCTAAAGAAATACGAACTCAGGCTATTTCTGGTGGTAGCTTGTTTGCAGCCGACCGATTAACTTGGGCTAAAGATGGTGACAATTTTGTCAGTATAGGTGAAGTTGTCGACCGAGATAACCTCAGAGATATCAACGTTTATGAGTTTGATAGTGCCTTAGTCTTGAGACAAATAACTAATGCAGAGCGAGCTCAGTACACTCCAGATGGCTGGGCGTTAGAACAAGTAAACTATACTTTTATTGGTGATCAAAGAATTCGTTACGAACAAGTTGCTAAAGGTGTTTGGAATTCAACGTTAACCCCTGACAAATTAGGTGTAGTAAAAGTAAAACCTGAAGCTTTGTCTATTAAAGGATTAGCTGAATATGTTAACTACCGAAAAAATAATAGTTTAGATCCAAGCCGTTATGAATTAGCTCTATGGCGTAAAATATTACAACCCTTTTCTGTTGGGGTAATGTTACTGATGGCATTATCCTTTATTTTTGGACCACTACGTAGTGTCACTATGGGAGCCAGAGTCATTTTAGGGGTATTAACTGGATTCGGTTTTTTTGTCAGCAATGAGGTGTTTGGTTCAGTGAGCCTAGTGTATCAATTGCCGCCTTTGTTAGGCGCGGCTTTACCCAGTGTCGTTTTTGCTGGTTTGTCTGTGTACTTTCTACAAAGAAAAGGTTAA
- a CDS encoding RDD family protein, whose product MTNTSSEFPRANFFRRLAAIIYDILVAVAIGMCAALIYMVVILIAFTNNLINNGNFEHFMDFFQQSLVYKSILQVWVGAWIIAFFIWFWRNGGQTIGMRAWRLRLFSTNEKQFGYGRALLRLICSLGGLGTLLVLIDWKSKQSLQDRICQTEILVLSKEANHHAAWKELQE is encoded by the coding sequence TTGACTAATACTAGCTCTGAGTTCCCCCGCGCAAACTTTTTCCGTCGCTTAGCTGCGATAATTTACGACATATTGGTAGCTGTAGCTATTGGTATGTGTGCAGCTTTAATTTATATGGTGGTGATACTCATTGCTTTTACCAACAACCTCATTAACAACGGTAACTTTGAACATTTTATGGACTTCTTTCAGCAGTCTTTAGTGTATAAAAGCATATTACAAGTATGGGTCGGAGCTTGGATTATTGCTTTTTTTATTTGGTTCTGGCGGAACGGCGGACAAACCATAGGCATGCGTGCTTGGCGCTTACGATTATTCAGCACCAACGAAAAACAATTTGGTTATGGACGTGCTCTATTACGTTTAATTTGTTCATTAGGCGGGTTAGGTACACTGCTAGTGTTAATAGACTGGAAATCAAAACAGTCATTACAAGATAGGATCTGCCAAACTGAGATATTGGTGTTAAGTAAAGAAGCCAATCATCATGCTGCCTGGAAAGAGTTACAAGAATAA
- a CDS encoding polysaccharide lyase 6 family protein: protein MQLTSYAKYLTLSSFLIMILLAGCSFSSSTSAAKEFLVNNPKEYTNVLKNIKAGDSVILANGTWQNFEIVFKGKGAKNAPITLRAETPGKVILSGQSNLRLAGEYLIVSGLVFKNGYTPTGEVISFRRNKDDLAYHSRVTEVVIDNYSNPEKFEQDKWVVMYGKHNRFDHSNLVGKRNGGVTMAVRLNTEESQQNYHRIDHNYFGPRPILGSNGGETLRIGTSHYSLTDSFTTIENNYFDRCNGEVEIISNKSGKNNILNNVFFESRGTLTLRHGNGNVVEGNVFFGNGVDHTGGIRVINRDQIVRNNYMEGLTGYRFGSGFTVMNGVPNSTINRYHQVDNALIENNSLINVDHFHLAAGSDVERSAAPINSRIINNLIVNNKNTDGITIFDDISGIQFSGNVLPTGTKPSIKSGFSVEPVELKRAANGLLYPTSEALANKGATKNIQPISKDQAGVSWYAKSEPEVEFDSGKTTQVPSAEGAFFEAINNAQSGDVLILADGNYDISKVVKLTKTITIKAMNKGQTTLYPQRSTLFDIADFGNLKLVNLIIDAKQTPDSAGNTLIRTSRLPMQRNYRLELTGNEIKNLNVNHSFHMFDAGFRSFADHINFTGNTFTDVTGDILRLNKETDDLGIYNAEYVRLTGNVFNNIEGAVVKVYRGGTDESTFGPHVIMHKNRLNNVGKGKRNKSHAAVNLHGTQVTNLSENQFFDSAPIKIEHTVGEPITEITDNDFSKTPAPEILELTVSGPHTAKLKNNRIL from the coding sequence ATGCAACTTACTTCATATGCAAAATACCTAACATTATCCAGTTTTCTTATAATGATATTGTTAGCCGGATGTTCTTTCTCTAGCTCTACTTCAGCTGCTAAAGAGTTTTTAGTTAACAACCCGAAAGAATATACAAATGTTTTAAAAAATATTAAAGCAGGTGACAGTGTCATATTGGCTAATGGTACTTGGCAAAATTTTGAAATTGTCTTTAAGGGTAAGGGAGCAAAAAATGCACCAATTACATTACGTGCCGAAACCCCTGGTAAAGTTATCTTATCTGGCCAATCAAACTTGCGTTTAGCGGGAGAATATTTGATTGTTTCTGGTTTAGTATTTAAAAATGGCTATACACCTACAGGTGAAGTGATCTCATTTCGACGTAACAAAGATGACTTGGCTTATCACAGCCGTGTGACTGAAGTCGTTATCGATAACTACAGTAATCCTGAAAAGTTTGAACAAGACAAATGGGTTGTGATGTACGGAAAACATAACCGTTTTGATCATAGTAACTTAGTGGGTAAGCGTAATGGCGGCGTGACTATGGCTGTACGTTTGAATACTGAAGAAAGTCAACAAAATTACCACAGAATTGATCATAACTATTTTGGCCCACGCCCAATATTGGGGTCGAATGGTGGTGAAACATTACGTATCGGCACAAGCCATTATTCATTAACCGACTCTTTTACTACTATTGAAAACAATTATTTTGATCGTTGTAATGGTGAAGTTGAAATTATCTCTAATAAATCGGGAAAAAATAACATTCTGAATAATGTGTTTTTTGAATCTAGAGGCACACTGACGTTACGTCATGGTAATGGCAATGTAGTAGAGGGTAATGTGTTTTTTGGGAATGGCGTTGACCACACAGGCGGTATTCGTGTCATTAATCGCGATCAAATTGTACGTAACAATTATATGGAAGGTTTAACTGGTTACCGTTTCGGTAGCGGCTTTACTGTGATGAATGGTGTGCCAAACTCTACTATTAATCGTTACCATCAAGTTGATAATGCTTTGATTGAAAACAATAGTTTGATTAATGTTGATCACTTTCATTTAGCCGCTGGTAGTGATGTTGAGCGCTCTGCAGCACCTATTAACTCAAGAATAATCAACAACCTTATAGTGAATAATAAAAACACCGATGGTATTACTATTTTTGATGACATTAGTGGTATTCAGTTTTCAGGTAATGTATTACCTACTGGCACTAAGCCCAGCATCAAAAGTGGTTTTAGTGTTGAACCTGTTGAGTTAAAGCGCGCCGCTAATGGCTTGTTATATCCAACCTCTGAAGCGTTAGCTAATAAAGGTGCGACAAAAAATATTCAACCAATTAGTAAAGACCAAGCAGGTGTGAGTTGGTATGCCAAGTCAGAACCTGAAGTGGAATTTGATTCAGGTAAAACTACTCAGGTACCAAGTGCAGAAGGTGCGTTCTTTGAGGCAATAAACAATGCTCAATCTGGTGATGTATTGATACTTGCAGATGGCAATTATGATATTAGTAAAGTGGTTAAATTAACAAAAACCATCACTATTAAAGCCATGAATAAAGGTCAAACAACTCTTTATCCGCAACGTTCTACTTTATTTGATATTGCTGACTTTGGTAATTTAAAACTAGTCAATTTAATCATTGATGCAAAACAAACCCCTGATTCTGCGGGTAATACTCTAATTAGAACTTCTCGCTTACCTATGCAACGTAACTATCGTTTAGAGTTAACGGGTAATGAAATTAAAAACTTAAATGTTAACCACTCATTTCATATGTTTGATGCAGGGTTTAGAAGTTTTGCGGATCACATTAATTTTACCGGCAATACCTTTACTGATGTAACAGGCGATATTCTTAGATTGAATAAAGAGACCGATGACCTTGGTATATATAATGCTGAGTATGTGCGTTTGACTGGTAATGTGTTCAATAACATTGAGGGGGCTGTAGTTAAAGTTTATCGTGGTGGAACAGACGAAAGTACCTTTGGACCTCACGTTATTATGCATAAAAATAGACTAAATAATGTAGGTAAAGGTAAACGTAATAAAAGCCATGCAGCAGTTAACTTACATGGCACACAAGTTACTAATTTATCAGAGAATCAATTTTTTGATTCTGCACCAATTAAAATTGAGCACACAGTGGGTGAACCTATCACCGAAATCACTGACAATGATTTTTCTAAAACTCCAGCACCTGAAATTTTAGAGTTAACAGTGTCAGGCCCACATACTGCTAAATTGAAAAATAATCGTATCTTGTAA